Proteins encoded together in one Bacillota bacterium window:
- a CDS encoding ABC transporter permease yields MKAGMIARGRDKGAVARFRAAVRVVFSSWTATVGFCLIAFWVLGAVFAPVLAPYDPLEQDIHAINTGPSAAHPLGTDDLGRDLLSRLLYGARPVLLLAPLSVLLSLMAGAAMGLASGYYGGWTDEVVMRVVDAMMAFPPILIYLVIIAAVGPSATNVVLAIVLAGAPGIAKLVRSLTLDVRTREYVAAAKLRGESPLYIMVAEILLNTMGPVLVDAMLRVGYAVIAIGTLGFLGLGLPPPYPDWGSMVARARRQIWLNPWAVLWPTLSISTFVVGLNLLVDGIREKA; encoded by the coding sequence GTGAAAGCAGGTATGATCGCTAGGGGCCGTGACAAGGGTGCAGTCGCCCGATTCCGGGCGGCCGTGAGGGTCGTCTTCTCCTCTTGGACGGCCACAGTTGGCTTCTGCCTGATTGCCTTCTGGGTCCTCGGGGCGGTGTTCGCCCCAGTGCTGGCTCCCTATGATCCACTGGAACAAGACATACATGCCATCAACACAGGGCCCAGCGCCGCTCACCCCCTGGGCACGGACGACCTGGGTCGCGACCTCCTGTCCCGGCTCCTGTACGGGGCACGCCCCGTACTGCTCCTGGCGCCCCTGTCTGTCTTGCTGTCCCTTATGGCAGGCGCGGCAATGGGCCTGGCATCTGGGTACTACGGAGGATGGACAGATGAAGTCGTGATGCGGGTGGTCGATGCCATGATGGCCTTCCCGCCCATCCTGATCTACCTGGTCATCATAGCCGCGGTGGGGCCTTCCGCCACCAACGTTGTCTTGGCCATCGTCCTGGCCGGGGCGCCAGGCATTGCCAAGCTGGTGCGCAGCCTGACTCTGGATGTGAGGACCCGCGAGTATGTGGCGGCGGCCAAGCTCAGGGGAGAGAGCCCCCTTTATATCATGGTGGCCGAGATCCTGCTGAATACCATGGGCCCGGTGCTGGTGGATGCAATGCTGAGGGTAGGGTACGCCGTCATCGCCATCGGCACGCTTGGGTTCTTGGGCCTGGGTTTGCCGCCCCCTTACCCAGACTGGGGGAGCATGGTGGCCCGGGCTCGCAGGCAGATCTGGCTGAACCCCTGGGCCGTGCTGTGGCCCACCCTTTCCATCTCCACGTTTGTGGTGGGCCTGAATCTGCTGGTCGACGGTATCCGTGAGAAAGCGTAG
- a CDS encoding MmgE/PrpD family protein yields the protein MAEDRVVEFIAGIRWEDLPREVQEKARMCVVDNLGALLVGTLTKIGGIASEYARETWPGTGATLFSGGKASAVGAAFANACAANGLDIDDCALYTWGHPGAQIFPSTLAVAEDLGLSGRHLLSGLVVGYEVAFRTARCWHDYRPVYQSCGSWGSVASAAAAAHLIGFPVAQIHHALGIAEYHAPNLPMMRDVQRPAMVKHGIGWGAMTGVISAHLASRGYTGIPTLLGFEQYREWVEDIGRQYILPHGIVWKEYCCCAWAHPALEAIKTIASRNDIPVDSIARIHILAYHEAACLGTRLPATTEEAQFNMAWPVAALLLDGEVGPSQMLEHRLKDPRMRALASKVEVEESEELNSLYRLSEANDPEGKDAAVVSIYMTDGGKIESGLVNNPCYPQPGWDRAKMEEKFRWLAQHLLTPKGIDQVTELAWHLDDVGDVREFTRAVTEGLLSRRPCGRSDSGQGGFS from the coding sequence TTGGCCGAGGATAGAGTCGTCGAATTCATCGCCGGCATCCGCTGGGAGGACCTTCCTCGGGAGGTTCAGGAAAAGGCCCGTATGTGTGTGGTGGATAATCTGGGTGCCCTTCTTGTGGGCACGCTGACGAAGATAGGCGGCATCGCTTCGGAGTATGCCAGGGAGACATGGCCTGGCACGGGGGCTACACTCTTCTCCGGCGGGAAGGCCTCCGCGGTGGGAGCCGCCTTTGCCAACGCCTGCGCCGCCAACGGCCTGGACATAGATGACTGCGCCCTGTATACCTGGGGCCATCCGGGCGCCCAGATCTTTCCCTCCACCCTGGCGGTGGCCGAAGACCTTGGCCTGAGCGGGCGGCATCTCCTTTCAGGTTTGGTTGTGGGCTACGAGGTGGCGTTCCGCACGGCTCGCTGCTGGCATGACTATCGCCCGGTGTACCAGTCCTGCGGGTCATGGGGCTCCGTGGCCTCAGCCGCTGCAGCCGCGCACCTCATAGGCTTCCCTGTGGCCCAGATCCACCATGCCCTGGGGATAGCCGAGTACCATGCCCCAAACCTGCCCATGATGCGGGATGTCCAGCGACCGGCCATGGTGAAGCACGGAATAGGGTGGGGTGCCATGACAGGCGTTATTTCTGCCCACCTGGCCTCTCGAGGTTACACTGGCATTCCGACGTTGCTGGGGTTCGAACAGTACCGTGAGTGGGTGGAGGACATAGGCCGGCAGTACATTCTCCCCCACGGGATAGTCTGGAAAGAGTATTGTTGCTGTGCCTGGGCCCATCCTGCCCTGGAAGCGATCAAGACCATTGCCAGCAGGAATGATATTCCCGTGGATAGCATCGCTCGCATTCACATCCTTGCCTACCACGAGGCTGCCTGCCTGGGAACCCGACTTCCCGCCACCACCGAGGAGGCGCAGTTCAACATGGCTTGGCCCGTGGCTGCGCTCCTCCTGGACGGAGAGGTAGGCCCAAGCCAGATGCTGGAGCATCGGCTGAAGGACCCGAGAATGCGGGCCTTGGCCTCCAAGGTCGAGGTGGAGGAATCCGAGGAACTGAACAGTCTTTACCGGTTATCCGAGGCCAATGACCCGGAGGGCAAGGATGCGGCCGTGGTCTCAATATACATGACGGACGGGGGAAAGATCGAATCCGGACTCGTGAACAATCCCTGTTACCCACAGCCTGGGTGGGACCGGGCAAAGATGGAGGAGAAGTTCCGGTGGCTGGCCCAGCACTTGCTCACGCCGAAGGGCATTGACCAGGTTACGGAGCTTGCATGGCACCTTGATGACGTCGGAGACGTGCGCGAGTTCACCCGGGCCGTGACGGAGGGGTTGCTTTCCCGACGACCCTGCGGCCGGTCGGATTCGGGCCAGGGGGGGTTTTCATAG
- a CDS encoding ABC transporter ATP-binding protein: MNGSPGVPVLKVKDLAVSYTTRRGEVNAVRNVSLSVHLGEVFGVVGESGCGKTSVAFSIVNFLGRNGRIAGGEIWFEGNDLTRLPPKELRRLRGNKMAMVYQDPTQALNPSLTIGEQLQEVLEVHGRMKRREAARRCVEMVKRVYLPDPDALMRRYPHQLSGGQQQRVVIAMALLGNPRLLLMDEPTTALDVTVEATVLDLVDELRREMDAAIVYITHDLGVVARLCDSVGVMYAGEMVEISPVQDIFLKPLHPYTNGLIRCLPRLGRTKETSQLHPIAGYVPSPEQIPPGCIFAPRCNYAAMVCMDSRPVLRELAPGRFVSCHLADDLDHGGARATPGVSYSPASPAAREHEAVLEVQDLKTYYRQERRSALSMMGFAPHRHVKAVDGVSFQVSSGRTLGIVGESGCGKSTLARTIAGLEPASAGQMRLLGVDISAPLAKRDLRVIRRLQMVFQNPDSTLNPSFTVGYQIGRSLRRFKLVPASQVRGEVSRLLEAVRLDEGYFDRYPHQLSGGEAQRVAVARAIAANPEVVICDEPLSALDVSVQAAILNLLVDLQREHGITIVFIAHDLSVVRFISDHVAVMYLGRICEVGPADAIYSPPYHPYTEALLSAVPIPDPSVEQRRIRLSGTVPSAVEPPSGCHFHTRCPRYLGDICRTSEPPEQVSELGHRILCHIPLERLKDVESVTR, from the coding sequence ATGAACGGGTCTCCCGGCGTTCCGGTCTTAAAAGTCAAGGACCTGGCCGTTTCCTACACAACGCGAAGGGGTGAGGTCAACGCCGTCCGCAATGTGAGTCTGTCTGTCCACCTGGGAGAGGTTTTCGGCGTCGTTGGCGAGTCAGGGTGCGGCAAGACCTCCGTGGCCTTCAGCATCGTGAACTTCCTGGGACGAAACGGCCGGATAGCCGGGGGCGAGATTTGGTTTGAGGGGAACGACCTCACGCGGCTTCCTCCTAAGGAGCTACGCCGTCTCAGGGGTAACAAGATGGCCATGGTGTACCAGGATCCCACCCAGGCGCTGAACCCCTCTCTGACCATCGGCGAGCAGCTCCAGGAGGTCCTGGAGGTTCACGGGCGAATGAAACGGCGTGAGGCTGCTCGGCGATGCGTCGAGATGGTGAAACGTGTCTACCTGCCCGACCCTGATGCGCTGATGCGGCGGTACCCTCACCAGCTCTCCGGCGGCCAGCAGCAGCGCGTGGTCATTGCCATGGCGCTCCTCGGCAATCCTAGGCTTCTTCTCATGGACGAACCCACCACCGCCCTGGACGTTACGGTGGAGGCCACCGTGCTTGACCTGGTGGATGAACTCCGAAGGGAAATGGACGCCGCGATAGTGTACATCACCCACGATCTAGGGGTGGTGGCAAGGCTTTGTGATTCTGTGGGGGTCATGTACGCTGGTGAGATGGTGGAAATCTCCCCAGTTCAGGACATTTTCCTGAAACCCCTGCACCCCTACACGAACGGCCTCATCCGTTGCCTGCCAAGACTGGGGCGAACCAAGGAGACCAGCCAGCTGCACCCCATAGCGGGCTATGTACCTTCGCCGGAGCAGATCCCGCCCGGCTGCATATTCGCGCCGCGATGCAACTACGCTGCCATGGTGTGCATGGATAGCCGGCCGGTTCTACGCGAGCTGGCCCCCGGGAGGTTCGTCAGCTGTCACCTGGCGGATGATCTGGACCATGGGGGTGCGCGGGCCACACCCGGTGTCTCCTATTCTCCTGCCTCTCCTGCCGCCAGGGAACACGAGGCCGTCCTGGAGGTGCAGGATCTCAAGACCTACTACCGCCAGGAGAGACGCTCGGCCCTGAGCATGATGGGATTCGCGCCGCATCGCCATGTCAAGGCGGTGGATGGCGTGAGTTTCCAGGTATCCTCTGGCCGCACTCTGGGCATCGTGGGTGAATCCGGGTGTGGCAAGAGCACCCTCGCCCGGACCATCGCCGGGCTTGAGCCAGCCTCTGCCGGGCAGATGAGACTCCTGGGTGTGGACATCAGCGCCCCTTTGGCCAAGAGGGATCTTCGCGTCATCAGAAGGCTCCAGATGGTGTTCCAGAACCCGGATTCCACCCTCAACCCTTCATTCACCGTCGGTTACCAGATAGGCCGTTCCCTGCGCCGCTTCAAGCTCGTCCCGGCTTCCCAGGTGCGAGGCGAGGTCTCCAGGCTCCTGGAGGCCGTGCGGCTGGACGAGGGCTACTTCGATCGTTACCCCCACCAGCTGAGTGGGGGAGAGGCGCAGCGGGTGGCGGTGGCCAGGGCCATTGCCGCGAACCCGGAGGTGGTTATATGTGATGAACCCTTGTCAGCACTGGATGTTTCGGTGCAGGCGGCCATCCTCAACCTCCTGGTGGATCTCCAGCGTGAACACGGCATCACCATCGTGTTCATCGCACATGACCTGAGCGTGGTCCGGTTCATTTCCGACCATGTGGCCGTCATGTACCTGGGCCGTATTTGCGAGGTGGGACCGGCGGATGCCATTTACTCCCCGCCATACCACCCCTATACCGAGGCCCTCCTATCAGCGGTTCCGATACCGGATCCCAGTGTAGAGCAACGGCGCATCCGCCTGAGCGGTACCGTGCCCAGCGCTGTGGAGCCGCCCTCCGGCTGCCATTTTCACACCCGGTGCCCCAGGTATCTCGGGGACATCTGCCGGACCAGCGAGCCGCCGGAGCAAGTATCCGAATTGGGCCACCGTATTCTCTGCCACATACCATTGGAAAGGCTCAAGGACGTGGAGTCAGTCACCCGGTAG
- a CDS encoding ABC transporter substrate-binding protein, protein MSWSEREHPLVLELKEAYRKGRISRREFLRKSALLGASLVAMNSFLAGCARQAQEAPPENGEPAPAPGGVVRGGTLRASSVVSRVDHPARLSWVAPSNMLRNVFEYLSYTDEANITHPYLLERWEASEDLKTWGLYLKKGIRWNNGQEFTADDVVFTLKQWLDPEVGSSTLGLMSYLSPGNIEKVNDYEVKLHLANAQIGVPEHLFHYPNFVLHRSFEGDVLKAPVGTGPFTIQEWLEGERVVLKRRDGYWQTGADGQALPYLDEVIFIDLGDEVAPHVTAFQAGRIDHIDFGDLVDIDGYRALKDFPGAVIQQVTTASTRVLRMRVDRQPYDDNRVRLALKLCQDREKILSLTYFGEGVVANDAHVAPSHPEYYDLPPLPFDTARAKALLAEAGYPDGIDLKLTVASGYPEQVAYAEVLQQDAAAAGFRIQIEPVPTSVYWDQWTEVDLGITWWGHRPLGTMCLRLAYTAEADGTPVPWNETRWVDQEFQTLLDEAEMTLDVDERRRIIHKLQEIQRDRGSIGIAYWSDAFAIFRKGVENLQAHPSQYCQYHDVWLQKA, encoded by the coding sequence ATGAGCTGGAGCGAGCGAGAGCACCCTTTGGTGTTGGAGCTCAAGGAGGCCTACCGCAAGGGAAGGATCAGCCGTCGGGAATTCTTGAGGAAGTCGGCCCTTCTCGGGGCCTCGCTGGTGGCCATGAACAGCTTCCTGGCGGGATGCGCTCGCCAGGCCCAAGAGGCTCCTCCGGAGAACGGAGAACCCGCGCCCGCACCGGGCGGCGTTGTGAGGGGGGGGACGCTCCGGGCCAGCTCCGTGGTCAGCCGAGTGGACCACCCGGCCCGCCTCTCCTGGGTGGCCCCCTCCAATATGCTGCGGAATGTTTTCGAGTACCTAAGCTACACGGATGAAGCCAACATCACCCACCCGTACCTGCTCGAGAGGTGGGAAGCCAGCGAAGACCTGAAGACATGGGGGCTATACTTAAAAAAAGGCATAAGGTGGAACAACGGGCAGGAATTCACTGCCGATGACGTGGTGTTCACCTTGAAGCAATGGCTGGATCCAGAGGTGGGGTCCTCGACCCTGGGCCTCATGTCCTACCTGAGCCCCGGCAACATTGAGAAGGTCAATGACTACGAGGTCAAACTGCATCTGGCCAACGCTCAAATCGGAGTGCCCGAGCACCTTTTCCACTACCCCAATTTCGTCCTCCACAGGAGTTTCGAAGGGGATGTCTTGAAGGCCCCCGTTGGTACTGGGCCCTTCACCATCCAGGAATGGCTGGAAGGAGAACGAGTCGTTCTCAAGAGGCGGGACGGTTACTGGCAGACGGGCGCGGACGGCCAGGCCCTCCCCTATCTGGATGAGGTAATCTTCATCGATCTGGGCGATGAGGTGGCCCCCCACGTCACGGCCTTCCAGGCGGGCCGGATCGACCACATAGACTTCGGCGACCTGGTGGATATTGACGGTTACCGGGCCCTCAAGGATTTCCCGGGTGCCGTGATCCAGCAGGTGACCACCGCTAGCACCAGAGTGTTGAGAATGCGTGTGGACCGGCAGCCCTATGACGACAACCGGGTACGGCTGGCGCTGAAGCTTTGCCAGGACCGGGAGAAGATACTGTCCCTTACCTACTTCGGCGAGGGTGTGGTGGCCAATGATGCCCACGTTGCCCCGTCCCACCCTGAGTACTATGACCTTCCGCCTCTGCCCTTCGACACCGCGCGGGCCAAGGCGCTCCTGGCGGAGGCGGGCTATCCAGACGGCATCGATCTGAAGCTCACGGTAGCCAGTGGCTATCCCGAACAGGTGGCTTACGCTGAGGTGCTTCAGCAAGACGCCGCCGCGGCCGGGTTCCGCATCCAGATCGAGCCCGTCCCCACTTCTGTCTACTGGGACCAGTGGACAGAGGTGGACCTGGGCATAACCTGGTGGGGCCACCGCCCGCTGGGAACCATGTGCCTCCGGCTGGCTTACACCGCTGAGGCCGACGGCACACCTGTGCCCTGGAACGAGACTCGCTGGGTGGACCAGGAGTTCCAGACGCTGCTTGACGAAGCAGAGATGACCCTGGACGTGGACGAAAGGCGCAGGATCATACACAAGCTCCAGGAAATACAGCGGGACCGAGGGTCCATCGGGATCGCGTACTGGTCCGATGCCTTCGCCATATTTCGCAAGGGCGTGGAGAACCTTCAGGCTCATCCCAGCCAGTACTGCCAGTACCACGACGTCTGGCTCCAAAAGGCCTAG
- a CDS encoding ABC transporter permease, which translates to MVKFLLRRVVSMFVTMLVVSVVIFLMAEVAPGNVARNILGAFATPEQEASFHAQLGLNQPLYSRYLASIIGNDWQAARKIGLPLRLVRSDAGFREWWAVETDGSLVRWRLEGQDLVRQTLLPDGNTREEPDNDRWQPDGNTGVESFWGVDGHNRAVHWIRGDDVTVWVRAKTAGFWVSQSGGGVEYIPLQKGILRGDPGVSIQTGRPIADALPRRFLNSLVLAAIAFVIVMPIGLVLGIIAGVNRSRWIDRVLSIGGLMTTVSPEFATGLLLILVFSSWLGLLPGATVFDRPDAIFADPKMLILPVLTLALIDLGYVLRITRASMIEVMGTGYVRTAILKGLPQKTVIMKHALRNALMAPITVIMYHVNWLIGGIVVVEAIFGFPGIGMYIYQASLYKDVFAMQAATMIMVALAVGTQLAADLIYTLLNPRIRYS; encoded by the coding sequence ATGGTCAAGTTTCTCCTGAGGCGAGTTGTCAGCATGTTTGTCACAATGCTGGTGGTGTCCGTTGTGATCTTCCTCATGGCTGAGGTGGCGCCCGGGAATGTGGCCCGGAACATACTGGGCGCCTTCGCTACCCCGGAACAGGAAGCCTCCTTTCACGCCCAGCTGGGCCTAAATCAGCCCTTGTACAGCCGGTACCTGGCCTCCATCATAGGGAACGACTGGCAGGCTGCCCGGAAGATCGGGCTGCCCTTGAGGCTTGTGCGGTCGGATGCGGGGTTCCGGGAATGGTGGGCCGTGGAAACCGACGGCTCGCTCGTCAGGTGGCGACTGGAAGGCCAGGACCTCGTCAGGCAGACCCTGTTACCGGATGGCAATACCCGGGAGGAGCCGGACAACGACAGGTGGCAACCGGACGGCAACACAGGAGTCGAAAGCTTCTGGGGCGTGGACGGGCATAATCGTGCCGTCCACTGGATCCGGGGGGATGACGTCACGGTCTGGGTCCGCGCCAAGACCGCAGGCTTCTGGGTATCCCAGTCCGGCGGAGGCGTTGAGTACATCCCGCTACAGAAAGGCATTCTCCGAGGAGACCCTGGCGTGTCGATCCAGACAGGACGCCCCATAGCGGATGCCCTGCCTCGCCGCTTCCTAAACTCGCTGGTCCTGGCGGCCATAGCCTTCGTCATCGTGATGCCCATCGGCCTGGTCCTGGGGATCATAGCCGGTGTCAACCGAAGCCGTTGGATTGACCGGGTCCTTTCCATCGGTGGCCTGATGACCACGGTGAGTCCCGAATTCGCCACAGGCCTCCTGCTGATCCTGGTGTTTTCGTCCTGGCTCGGGCTCCTGCCGGGGGCCACGGTCTTCGACAGGCCGGACGCCATATTCGCCGACCCCAAGATGCTGATCCTGCCTGTACTGACCTTGGCCTTGATCGATCTCGGGTACGTTCTCAGGATTACCCGAGCCAGCATGATTGAGGTTATGGGCACGGGCTATGTCAGGACGGCCATCTTGAAGGGATTGCCCCAGAAGACCGTCATAATGAAGCACGCCCTCAGAAACGCTCTCATGGCGCCTATCACCGTAATAATGTACCATGTCAACTGGCTCATCGGGGGCATCGTGGTTGTAGAGGCCATTTTTGGTTTTCCTGGTATCGGGATGTATATCTACCAGGCATCCCTCTACAAGGATGTGTTTGCCATGCAAGCCGCCACGATGATCATGGTCGCCCTGGCTGTGGGCACACAGCTGGCGGCCGATCTGATCTACACACTGCTTAACCCAAGGATCCGTTACTCATGA